One stretch of Segatella copri DNA includes these proteins:
- a CDS encoding aspartate aminotransferase family protein, whose product MKLYDVYPLFDINIVKGKGCKVWDDKGQEYLDLYGGHAVISIGHCHPHYVEMLTNQLNNLGFYSNSVINKLQVKLAERLGKISGYEDYQFFLINSGAEANENALKLASFTNGKTRVLSIEKAFHGRTSLAVEVTNNPKIIAPINDNGHVTYLPINDLEAWEKELAKGDVCACIIEAIQGVGGCNMVTPEFAQGLQAACKKYGTFLICDEIQCGYGRSGKFFAHQWLGIKPDLITVAKGIGNGFPMGGVLISPEFTPVYGQLGTTFGGNHLACTAALAVLDVFEKENLVQNAHEVGEYLIAQLKELQKRNSHITEVRGRGLMVGAVLDIPHKEVRSKLIHEQHCFTGCAGTNILRILPPLVLTKENVDDFIEKLETVLKEV is encoded by the coding sequence ATGAAACTTTACGACGTATATCCTCTTTTCGATATTAATATAGTAAAAGGTAAGGGCTGCAAGGTATGGGACGACAAGGGTCAGGAATACCTCGACCTCTATGGCGGTCATGCCGTTATCAGCATCGGTCATTGCCATCCTCACTATGTGGAGATGCTCACCAACCAGTTGAACAATCTGGGATTCTATTCCAACTCTGTCATCAACAAGTTGCAGGTGAAACTCGCTGAGCGTCTGGGCAAGATAAGTGGTTATGAAGATTATCAGTTCTTCCTCATCAACTCAGGTGCCGAGGCAAACGAGAATGCCCTGAAGTTGGCTTCCTTCACCAACGGAAAAACCCGCGTGCTTTCTATAGAGAAGGCTTTCCACGGAAGAACTTCCCTTGCCGTAGAGGTAACAAATAATCCTAAGATCATCGCTCCTATCAATGACAATGGTCACGTAACCTATCTTCCTATCAACGATTTGGAGGCTTGGGAGAAGGAACTTGCCAAGGGCGATGTATGTGCTTGTATCATCGAAGCTATTCAGGGCGTAGGTGGTTGCAACATGGTAACTCCTGAGTTTGCTCAGGGTTTGCAGGCAGCCTGCAAGAAATACGGCACTTTCCTGATTTGCGATGAAATCCAGTGCGGTTACGGCAGAAGCGGTAAGTTCTTCGCTCACCAGTGGTTGGGCATCAAGCCAGACCTCATCACCGTAGCCAAGGGTATCGGTAATGGTTTCCCTATGGGTGGCGTGTTGATTTCTCCAGAGTTTACACCTGTATATGGTCAGTTGGGTACTACCTTCGGTGGCAACCACCTGGCATGTACAGCAGCTCTCGCCGTTCTCGATGTTTTCGAGAAGGAGAACCTGGTACAGAATGCGCATGAGGTTGGTGAATATCTCATTGCCCAGCTGAAGGAGTTGCAGAAGCGCAACAGTCACATCACGGAGGTTCGTGGTCGTGGCTTGATGGTAGGCGCCGTACTCGATATTCCTCACAAGGAAGTTCGCAGCAAGCTCATCCACGAGCAGCACTGCTTCACCGGTTGCGCCGGCACCAACATCCTTCGTATCCTCCCTCCGTTGGTATTGACCAAGGAGAATGTCGATGACTTCATCGAAAAATTGGAAACCGTATTAAAAGAAGTATAA
- the argC gene encoding N-acetyl-gamma-glutamyl-phosphate reductase translates to MVKVGILGAAGYTGGELIRLLINHPEAEIVFANSESNAGNLVAEVHEGLYGETDLKFTAEMPFDQVDVIFFCFGHGKSEAFLKEHNVPENVKIIDLAQDFRLAPETVVATQQPTPVAHNFVYGLPEINESKIAVAQHVANPGCFATCIQLGLLPAAKMGLINSDVSVNAITGSTGAGQKPGATTHFSWRNNNMSIYKAFNHQHVPEIRQSLKQTQGYLDAAIDFIPYRGDFARGIFATEVVKTDKPIEEIVAGYKEFYKNAKFTHYVDKAIDLKQVVNTNKCLVHVDKYGDKLLITSCIDNLLKGAVGQAVQNMNIMFGLDQTAGLKLKPSAF, encoded by the coding sequence ATGGTAAAAGTAGGTATTTTAGGAGCAGCTGGTTATACAGGAGGTGAGTTGATTCGCCTCCTTATCAACCATCCTGAGGCAGAGATTGTATTCGCCAACAGCGAGAGTAACGCCGGCAACCTGGTGGCTGAGGTTCACGAGGGATTGTATGGCGAGACCGACTTGAAGTTTACCGCCGAGATGCCTTTCGACCAGGTAGATGTTATCTTCTTCTGCTTCGGTCACGGCAAGAGCGAGGCGTTCCTGAAGGAGCACAATGTTCCGGAGAACGTGAAGATTATCGACCTGGCGCAGGACTTCCGTCTTGCCCCAGAGACTGTGGTTGCCACCCAGCAGCCAACCCCAGTCGCTCACAATTTCGTATATGGTCTTCCAGAAATAAATGAATCAAAAATAGCCGTAGCTCAGCACGTGGCAAACCCAGGTTGTTTTGCAACCTGCATTCAACTTGGTTTGTTGCCTGCTGCTAAGATGGGTCTCATCAACAGCGATGTATCTGTCAATGCCATTACCGGTAGCACCGGCGCTGGTCAGAAGCCAGGCGCCACTACCCATTTCTCATGGCGCAACAACAACATGAGCATCTACAAGGCATTCAACCATCAGCACGTGCCAGAGATTCGTCAGAGTCTGAAGCAGACACAGGGTTATCTCGATGCAGCCATCGACTTTATCCCTTACCGTGGCGACTTCGCCCGCGGTATCTTCGCTACAGAAGTTGTGAAGACCGACAAGCCAATCGAGGAAATCGTAGCTGGTTACAAGGAGTTCTACAAGAATGCCAAGTTCACCCACTATGTGGATAAGGCTATCGACCTGAAGCAGGTTGTGAATACCAACAAGTGCCTGGTTCATGTGGATAAGTATGGCGATAAGCTCCTGATTACTTCCTGCATCGACAATCTTCTGAAGGGTGCCGTAGGTCAGGCTGTTCAGAACATGAACATCATGTTTGGTCTCGACCAGACAGCAGGTTTGAAACTCAAGCCATCAGCATTTTAG
- a CDS encoding argininosuccinate synthase: MANKKVVVAFSGGLDTSYTVMKLTQDGWDVYAACANTGGFSAEQLKTNEENAYKLGAKAYVTLDVTHEYYEKSLKYMIFGNVLRNNCYPISVSSERIFQAIAIARYAKEIGADAIAHGSTGAGNDQIRFDMTFLVMAPGVEIITLTRDKALSRKEEVDYLNEHGFFADFTKLKYSYNVGIWGTSICGGEILDPTQGLPEEAYLKHVTAKEEEAELKITFEKGEIVAVNGEKFDDKIAAIQKIEEIGASYAIGRDCNVGDTIIGIKGRVGFEAAAPKLIIEAHRLLEKSTLSKWQQYWKDQVGNWYGMFLHESQYLEPVMPDIEAMLTSSQRNVNGTAILKLRPFSFQTVGVDSPDDLTKSKLGEYGEMQHGWTAEDAKGFIKVSSTPLRVYYGMHPNEER, from the coding sequence ATGGCAAATAAAAAAGTTGTAGTCGCTTTCAGCGGCGGTCTCGATACATCATACACAGTAATGAAGTTGACCCAGGATGGCTGGGATGTTTATGCAGCATGCGCTAACACAGGTGGTTTCTCTGCCGAGCAGTTGAAGACCAACGAGGAGAACGCATATAAGTTGGGTGCCAAGGCATACGTCACTCTCGACGTTACCCACGAATATTACGAGAAATCATTGAAATACATGATTTTCGGTAATGTGCTCCGCAACAACTGCTACCCTATCTCTGTATCTTCTGAGCGTATTTTCCAGGCTATCGCCATCGCTCGTTATGCCAAGGAGATTGGTGCTGACGCCATCGCTCACGGAAGTACAGGTGCCGGCAACGACCAGATTCGTTTCGACATGACCTTCCTGGTAATGGCTCCTGGTGTAGAGATCATCACATTGACTCGTGACAAGGCGCTTTCTCGTAAGGAGGAGGTTGATTACCTGAACGAGCACGGCTTCTTTGCAGACTTCACCAAATTGAAGTATTCTTATAACGTAGGTATCTGGGGAACCAGTATCTGCGGCGGTGAGATTCTCGACCCAACCCAGGGTCTCCCAGAGGAGGCTTACCTGAAGCACGTTACTGCCAAGGAAGAAGAGGCTGAACTGAAGATTACCTTCGAGAAGGGTGAGATCGTGGCTGTCAACGGCGAGAAGTTTGATGATAAGATTGCTGCCATCCAGAAGATTGAGGAGATTGGCGCTTCTTATGCCATCGGTCGCGACTGCAACGTGGGTGACACCATCATCGGTATCAAGGGTCGTGTAGGTTTCGAGGCTGCAGCTCCTAAGCTCATCATCGAGGCTCACCGCCTGTTGGAGAAGAGCACATTGAGCAAGTGGCAGCAGTATTGGAAGGATCAGGTAGGCAACTGGTACGGAATGTTCCTCCACGAGAGCCAGTACCTGGAGCCAGTGATGCCGGATATCGAGGCTATGCTGACTTCTTCTCAGCGCAACGTAAACGGTACAGCTATCTTGAAGCTCCGTCCATTTAGCTTCCAGACTGTTGGTGTCGATTCACCAGACGATTTGACCAAGTCTAAGCTCGGTGAGTATGGTGAGATGCAGCACGGTTGGACCGCAGAGGATGCGAAGGGCTTCATCAAGGTAAGTTCTACCCCACTCCGTGTTTATTATGGTATGCACCCTAACGAGGAAAGATAA
- a CDS encoding GNAT family N-acetyltransferase: protein MEEAEVKVMVADESHIKYIDTILTTIAEAAKKRGSGIAKRSPEYVATKMREAKAVIALQGEKFAGFSYIETWGNKHYVTTSGLIVHPDFRGMGLAKRIKNLTFTLARQRWPHAKIFSLTSGSAVMKMNTQLGYLPVTFADLTDDESFWRGCEGCINVDVLHRTNRKYCICTAMLFDPEEHLPIKLPQEVIERIRKIDGPSAEI, encoded by the coding sequence ATGGAAGAAGCAGAAGTTAAAGTAATGGTGGCTGACGAAAGTCACATCAAGTACATCGACACCATTCTGACTACAATTGCAGAAGCTGCAAAGAAGCGTGGTTCTGGTATCGCCAAGCGTTCACCAGAGTATGTTGCCACCAAAATGCGAGAGGCCAAGGCGGTCATCGCTCTCCAGGGCGAAAAGTTCGCTGGTTTCAGCTACATCGAAACATGGGGCAACAAGCACTATGTCACCACATCAGGTTTGATCGTTCACCCAGACTTCCGTGGTATGGGACTGGCTAAGCGCATCAAGAACCTTACCTTTACGCTTGCCCGACAGCGATGGCCTCATGCCAAGATTTTCTCTTTGACATCTGGTTCGGCAGTTATGAAGATGAACACCCAGCTGGGTTATCTTCCTGTTACTTTCGCCGACCTGACCGATGATGAGTCATTCTGGCGTGGTTGCGAGGGTTGCATCAACGTGGATGTCCTCCATCGTACCAACCGCAAATACTGCATCTGCACCGCCATGCTCTTCGACCCAGAGGAGCATCTGCCTATCAAGCTTCCTCAGGAAGTGATTGAGAGAATCCGCAAGATTGACGGTCCATCTGCAGAAATCTAA
- the argR gene encoding arginine repressor: MKAKNSRLETLKMLISSQELSSQDQLLEALHKEGFKITQATLSRDLKLLKVAKAASSSGKYAYVLPNDTLYKRVSNHIPVSKMMVNTGFQSINFSGNMVVIKTRPGYASSIAYNIDNSDIPQILGTIAGDDTIFLVKKKGTTEEEIINALAEVIPDVHHKYI; the protein is encoded by the coding sequence ATGAAGGCAAAGAACAGCAGATTGGAAACTTTGAAGATGCTTATATCAAGTCAGGAGTTAAGTTCGCAAGACCAACTTTTGGAGGCTCTTCACAAAGAAGGCTTTAAGATTACGCAAGCAACATTGAGCCGTGACTTAAAACTGCTCAAGGTAGCAAAGGCAGCATCTTCGAGTGGAAAATATGCGTATGTCCTGCCCAATGATACATTATATAAGAGAGTATCAAACCATATTCCAGTGAGCAAGATGATGGTGAATACCGGATTCCAATCAATCAACTTCTCCGGGAACATGGTCGTGATCAAAACCCGTCCGGGATATGCAAGCAGCATCGCCTATAATATAGATAATAGTGATATTCCTCAAATTCTGGGAACCATCGCTGGCGATGACACGATCTTTCTGGTTAAGAAGAAAGGGACAACAGAAGAGGAAATCATCAATGCACTAGCAGAGGTAATTCCAGACGTTCACCATAAATATATATAA
- a CDS encoding inositol-3-phosphate synthase translates to MEKMNVKPAEGKLGILVVGCGAVATTFMTGVFMTRKGLAKPVGSMTQYDKIRVGKGADKKYLHYKDIVPLADLNDIVFGTWDVYPQNAYQAAMYAEVLKEKDINPVREELEKVVPMKAAFDKNYAKRLDGDNVKDCKTRWEMVEALRQDIRDFKEKNCCARIVVIWAASTEIYVPVDMEIHGTLAALEAAMKADDRQHVAPSMCYAYAALTEGAPFIMGAPNTTVDIPAMWELAEKTKMPIAGKDFKTGQTLVKSGFAPIIGTRCLGLNGWFSTNILGNRDGLVLDEPANFHTKEVSKLSTLETILKPEAQPDLYGHGNDEDTQYYHKVRINYYPPRNDNKEGWDNIDIFGWMGYPMQIKINFLCRDSILAAPLLLDLTLLSDLAARAGRFGIQRFLSFFLKAPMHDYTKGEEPVNHLYQQYTMLKNAIREMGGYEADEEID, encoded by the coding sequence ATGGAAAAAATGAATGTTAAACCAGCAGAAGGTAAGCTGGGTATCTTGGTTGTTGGTTGTGGCGCAGTAGCTACGACCTTCATGACCGGTGTTTTCATGACTCGCAAGGGACTTGCGAAGCCAGTAGGTTCAATGACTCAGTACGACAAGATTCGTGTTGGTAAGGGTGCAGACAAGAAATATTTGCACTACAAGGACATCGTTCCTCTTGCTGACCTTAATGATATCGTATTCGGTACTTGGGATGTTTATCCGCAGAATGCTTATCAGGCTGCTATGTATGCTGAGGTATTGAAGGAGAAAGATATCAATCCTGTACGCGAGGAGTTGGAGAAGGTAGTACCAATGAAGGCTGCTTTCGACAAGAACTATGCAAAGCGTCTTGATGGCGACAATGTGAAGGATTGCAAGACCCGCTGGGAGATGGTAGAGGCTCTTCGTCAGGATATCCGCGACTTCAAGGAGAAGAACTGTTGTGCCCGTATCGTTGTCATCTGGGCAGCATCTACCGAAATCTACGTTCCTGTAGATATGGAGATTCATGGTACATTGGCAGCACTTGAGGCAGCAATGAAGGCTGACGACCGCCAGCATGTAGCTCCATCCATGTGCTACGCTTATGCTGCTTTGACAGAGGGTGCTCCTTTCATCATGGGTGCTCCTAATACAACTGTTGATATTCCTGCTATGTGGGAACTCGCAGAGAAGACCAAAATGCCTATCGCCGGCAAGGACTTCAAGACAGGCCAGACTCTTGTCAAGAGTGGTTTCGCTCCTATCATCGGTACCCGTTGTCTCGGCTTGAATGGCTGGTTCTCTACCAATATTCTCGGCAACCGTGATGGTCTCGTTCTCGATGAACCTGCTAATTTCCATACCAAGGAGGTTAGTAAACTCTCTACTCTTGAGACAATCCTGAAACCAGAAGCTCAGCCAGATCTCTATGGTCATGGTAACGATGAAGATACCCAGTACTATCACAAGGTACGTATCAACTATTATCCACCTCGCAACGATAACAAGGAGGGTTGGGATAATATCGATATCTTCGGCTGGATGGGTTACCCAATGCAGATTAAGATTAACTTCCTCTGCCGTGACTCAATCCTTGCTGCTCCATTGCTGCTCGACCTTACATTGTTGAGCGATCTTGCTGCTCGTGCAGGCCGTTTCGGAATCCAGCGTTTCTTGAGTTTCTTCCTTAAGGCACCTATGCACGATTATACTAAGGGTGAAGAGCCTGTGAACCATCTCTACCAGCAGTATACGATGCTGAAGAATGCTATCCGTGAGATGGGAGGTTACGAGGCCGATGAGGAAATCGACTAA